One Ricinus communis isolate WT05 ecotype wild-type chromosome 1, ASM1957865v1, whole genome shotgun sequence DNA window includes the following coding sequences:
- the LOC8265469 gene encoding nicotinamide adenine dinucleotide transporter 1, chloroplastic, with the protein MSTDTHAPNPRGLLCNAGAGAAAGVIAATFVCPLDVIKTRFQVHGLPKLDNGTIKGSLIVGSLEQIFQREGLRGMYRGLAPTVLALLPNWAVYFTMYEQFKSFLSSNGENHLSVGANMIAASGAGAATTIFTNPLWVVKTRLQTQGMRSGVVPYRGTLSALRRIAHVEGIRGLYSGLLPALAGISHVAIQFPTYEKIKFYLANQDNTTMDKLSARDVAVASSVSKIFASTLTYPHEVVRSRLQEQGHHSEKRYSGVVDCIKKVFQQDGLQGFYRGCATNLLRTTPAAVITFTSFEMIHRFLVTRYSPDSHPHTL; encoded by the exons ATGTCCACCGATACTCATGCCCCTAATCCTAGAGGTCTTCTCTGCAACGCTGGCGCTGGTGCTGCTGCcg GAGTTATTGCTGCTACATTTGTGTGTCCTTTAGATGTTATCAAGACTAGGTTTCAGGTTCACGGGCTGCCCAAGCTCGATAATGGAACTATTAAAG GAAGTCTTATAGTGGGTAGTTTGGAGCAAATATTCCAGAGGGAAGGGTTACGTGGCATGTACCGGGGCCTTGCTCCTACCGTGCTGGCGCTACTTCCTAATTGGGCA GTTTACTTTACTATGTATGAGCAGTTCAAAAGCTTTCTGTCTTCTAATG GTGAGAATCATCTTTCAGTAGGTGCTAACATGATAGCTGCTTCTGGTGCTGGAGCTGCAACAACTATTTTCACTAATCCTCTTTGGGTTGTGAAGACAAGACTTCAA ACTCAAGGAATGAGATCGGGTGTGGTACCATATAGGGGTACACTATCTGCGTTGAGGAGAATAGCTCACGTGGAAGGTATTCGTGGATTATACAG TGGTCTTCTTCCTGCATTGGCCGGCATTAGCCATGTAGCCattcaatttccaacttacgAGAAGATAAAGTTTTATTTGGCCAATCAAG ATAATACTACAATGGATAAACTGAGTGCACGAGATGTTGCAGTGGCTTCATCCgtttcaaaaatatttgctTCCACATTGACATATCCACATGAg GTGGTACGCTCAAGGCTTCAAGAGCAAGGCCACCATTCTGAGAAGCGATACTCAGGTGTGGTTGATTGCATTAAGAAAGTATTTCAGCAAGACGGTCTCCAAGGATTTTATCGTGGGTGTGCCACCAACCTTCTTAGGACGACCCCGGCTGCTGTTATTACGTTCACCAGCTTTGAAATGATACACCGGTTTCTTGTTACTCGCTATTCCCCTGACTCGCATCCTCACACATTGTGA